The Penicillium digitatum chromosome 6, complete sequence genome has a window encoding:
- a CDS encoding vegetative incompatibility protein 3a, with the protein MELFHTDSPYPLETAGFIIENPPCILQGFLDDHNRGDHVGKFLVLLQTSQIYIQLGLRLGRILPPQLEIFTLSFAICSSTTNIMSTNKPQDVRIPFAIKTVRHPLAEDLIYMANAGPLRRGPKFSAGSPMTPPIQTF; encoded by the coding sequence ATGGAATTATTCCATACCGATTCTCCCTATCCTCTAGAGACGGCAGGCTTTATCATTGAAAACCCACCCTGCATATTGCAGGGCTTCCTCGATGACCATAACAGGGGTGATCACGTCGGCAAATTCTTGGTGTTACTTCAGACTTCACAGATATACATTCAGCTCGGCCTGCGACTAGGCCGAATTCTCCCACCCCAGCTCGAGATTTTTACCCTGTCTTTCGCAATTTGCTCCTCGACCACAAACATCATGTCGACAAATAAGCCCCAAGATGTCCGGATCCCATTTGCCATCAAAACCGTCAGACACCCCTTGGCGGAGGACTTGATCTACATGGCCAATGCTGGCCCGTTGCGCCGTGGCCCCAAATTCAGCGCTGGATCCCCAATGACGCCACCTATACAGACGTTCTAA
- a CDS encoding Transcription factor Rba50, putative — MAFRGERFLLDLDEESGAPEIPSPFSLVGEIQERAPSTAIPPAPILPTLSASSTGFPAPRQRKPSSFKQRRANQPTPPDSTPTQPTVQDEKKSIDEENRRQLAAMSVAQIQQEREELMEQMDPGLLERFLRRANIEEDQNTEFEPPAPAANETSKPKKSVSFDIPASALVSAPSAQSHSIPKPPSKPHPRNEDLPPSSLPQDLHPASERPSLDPATIETFHFPQPTTPMPVLDPSSPSFLSDLQSHYFPEIAQDPSTLSWLQPLSADEEDPDSTSPYHPASNAVSMAPSAIRFSLRGTILAPETSLSLPTSMGLHHHGEDPHAAGYTIPELAILARSTFPAQRCIAWQVIGRILFRLGRAEFGERGGQLSDGLWFVIEKEGIVAGMLAEADGSAGQTQGRDKGKNAKDAEEGSNLPLASGVGRHASAAAWAVEGIWLWQKGGSGDRGLLKEGQHRSL, encoded by the coding sequence ATGGCTTTTCGCGGTGAACGCTTCCTCCTGGACCTAGATGAGGAATCTGGGGCTCCAGAAATCCCTTCCCCATTTTCTCTCGTTGGCGAAATCCAAGAACGGGCTCCCTCCACCGCCATTCCCCCCGCGCCTATATTGCCGACCTTGTCGGCGTCATCGACTGGGTTCCCTGCCCCTCGCCAGCGCAAGCCATCTTCCTTCAAACAGCGACGAGCAAATCAGCCTACTCCTCCTGATTCCACGCCTACTCAGCCAACCGTTCAAGATGAAAAGAAATCCATTGACGAGGAGAACCGCCGTCAGCTGGCGGCCATGTCGGTCGCGCAGATCCAACAGGAACGAGAGGAGTTGATGGAACAAATGGATCCAGGGCTTCTAGAACGATTCCTCCGCAGAGCAAATATCGAAGAGGATCAAAATACTGAATTTGAACCACCGGCACCTGCGGCCAACGAAACAtccaaaccaaaaaaatctGTTTCCTTCGACATTCCTGCGTCTGCACTGGTTTCTGCACCAAGCGCACAGTCTCATTCTATACCCAAACCACCATCTAAGCCGCACCCCCGTAATGAAGATCTCCCTCCATCTTCCCTCCCTCAAGACCTCCACCCGGCCTCTGAACGGCCCTCCCTTGACCCAGCTACTATTGAAACCTTTCACTTCCCTCAgccaacaacaccaatgccagtCCTGGACCCATCTTCACCATCTTTCCTATCAGATCTCCAGTCACACTACTTCCCCGAGATAGCCCAGGACCCATCAACGCTCTCCTGGCTGCAACCCCTTTCcgccgacgaagaagaccCAGACTCGACGTCGCCCTACCACCCAGCTAGCAACGCCGTCTCAATGGCGCCCTCGGCAATCCGCTTCTCGCTAAGAGGCACCATTCTTGCGCCCGAAACATCCCTCTCCCTCCCAACAAGCATGGGCCTGCACCACCACGGCGAAGATCCGCATGCCGCGGGCTACACGATTCCTGAGCTGGCGATCCTAGCGCGCTCGACGTTTCCGGCTCAGCGATGCATCGCATGGCAAGTCATCGGCCGGATCTTATTCCGTCTAGGCCGGGCAGAGTTTGGAGAACGGGGCGGGCAGCTGTCTGATGGACTTTGGTTTGTTATTGAAAAGGAAGGCATTGTTGCCGGTATGCTTGCCGAGGCCGATGGCTCTGCTGGTCAGACCCAGGGTAGAGACAAGGGCAAGAATGCAAAGGATGCCGAGGAGGGTAGTAACTTGCCCCTTGCGTCCGGTGTTGGTCGCCACGCCAGCGCTGCTGCATGGGCAGTTGAGGGTATCTGGTTGTGGCAGAAGGGTGGTAGTGGTGATCGTGGGTTGTTGAAGGAAGGCCAGCATCGATCTCTATAG
- a CDS encoding Nucleoporin NUP37, which translates to MPSFPTTPLVRSREDGLQISYPLSHRIHTAKGYPLRTPNGSSVIIYGYDAGLKIVWRGGKRFAEPKPTGPQAKPKPAGNNADPDSVMIIDSDDEEESEPAQEEPVVEFSLEESEVDLAAPYEEILRQVDIPLGSRVLDVAVPRVLPDEARSPLDPFPPILRNTIIVSVVCSDLSTKVVTLPLVPPHPAQKDSKSWRIQTLTVNGATTHQDVPRGVSLTFTCHEFEDEQDQRKSRGRFGNFGKWDLLVATHSAEGCGVLLLHRIPIREESSFRLVEEDIVSQRRLLPAPAQTIAFNPSTWPSVRHANLLVAFHSGCVKIYSCFIKKASKSSRLASMPQDDYEIIDTEGRWLISLYPGFEQGPTGLPRRKRIIDADWVLGGRAVMVLLEDGEWGVWDIEGAGPGAVKGPLHRQTSVQGVTGGSLTVYAVCGRIMSPLSNTNSETEQRPRFAPMTPSTRRVREDGLLKGSMSTASPSHRGQISVLQTNPSSDALPDESILLRHGRQSAVITSLLSLWRNAVKSTGTFDSSNRCRVSPFQDVNLMGQNFQAIGHLPAPARQSRQAERQAFDVLVAAEHQIMILAPKLTESVEENLPAVKQEETEDTDQLMLRRGELDVEGMGRLLNGMVGGNACMRMGSPVKRTRVFA; encoded by the exons ATGCCCTCATTCCCCACTACACCCttggtacggagtagggaaGATGGCTTGCAAATCAG CTATCCACTCTCACATCGCATCCACACAGCCAAAGGCTACCCACTTCGAACTCCCAATGGCTCCTCGGTCATTATTTATGGTTATGATGCTGGGTTAAAAATTGTGTGGAGAGGAGGGAAACGATTTGCAGAACCAAAGCCGACTGGACCTCAAGCGAAGCCGAAACCCGCCGGAAACAATGCGGATCCCGATTCAGTCATGATCATTGACTCcgatgacgaagaggaaTCCGAACCAGCACAAGAAGAGCCCGTGGTTGAATTTAGCTTGGAAGAGAGCGAGGTTGACCTCGCTGCTCCATACGAAGAGATTTTGCGACAAGTTGACATTCCCCTTGGAAGCCGAGTGCTGGATGTGGCGGTGCCTCGTGTTCTCCCCGATGAAGCTCGCTCGCCTTTGGACCCCTTCCCACCTATTCTGAGAAACACGATAATTGTGTCGGTAGTTTGTTCCGACCTCTCGACAAAAGTTGTGACTCTGCCACTTGTGCCTCCTCACCCTGCGCAGAAGGATTCGAAGAGCTGGCGCATCCAAACTCTCACCGTCAATGGGGCCACCACTCATCAAGATGTTCCACGTGGCGTATCTCTCACATTCACCTGCCATGAATTTGAGGATGAGCAAGACCAGCGAAAGTCGCGAGGCCGGTTTGGAAACTTTGGTAAATGGGACCTGCTTGTGGCCACGCATTCGGCAGAGGGATGTGGTGTACTATTACTGCACCGAATTCCAATTCGCGAGGAATCATCTTTCCGTCTCGTGGAAGAAGATATCGTCTCTCAACGGCGCCTCTTGCCAGCACCTGCACAGACGATTGCCTTTAACCCTTCAACATGGCCGTCCGTCCGCCATGCCAACCTACTTGTCGCATTTCACAGCGGATGCGTCAAGATTTACTCCTGCTTTATCAAGAAGGCCTCGAAATCCTCGCGGCTGGCTTCGATGCCACAAGACGATTACGAAATTATTGACACGGAAGGTCGCTGGTTGATCAGTTTGTACCCCGGCTTTGAGCAAGGACCCACCGGACTTCCTCGGCGGAAGAGAATCATTGATGCCGACTGGGTATTAGGCGGCCGAGCAGTGATGGTGCTTCTCGAAGACGGCGAGTGGGGCGTATGGGATATCGAAGGAGCCGGTCCTGGTGCTGTCAAAGGCCCTCTGCACCGCCAGACGAGTGTCCAAGGTGTGACTGGCGGTTCATTGACGGTATATGCTGTCTGCGGCCGTATTATGTCACCACTTTCCAATACAAACTCCGAAACAGAGCAGCGTCCCCGATTTGCACCTATGACACCATCCACAAGACGTGTACGCGAAGATGGCTTGCTGAAAGGATCTATGAGCACCGCTAGTCCATCCCACCGAGGCCAAATCTCTGTCTTGCAGACAAATCCTTCGTCAGATGCGTTGCCCGACGAGTCGATTCTGCTCCGTCATGGCCGTCAGAGTGCGGTTATCACGAGCTTACTGTCTCTGTGGCGCAACGCCGTCAAATCCACCGGCACATTTGATTCCTCAAACCGATGCCGTGTTTCTCCTTTCCAGGACGTGAACTTGATGGGCCAGAACTTCCAGGCAATTGGACACCTACCTGCGCCGGCACGCCAATCCCGGCAAGCAGAGCGGCAAGCTTTCGATGTACTCGTGGCAGCAGAGCACCAGATTATGATTCTCGCCCCGAAATTGACTGAATCTGTCGAGGAAAACCTGCCCGCGGTGAAACAGGAAGAAACAGAAGATACCGACCAGCTGATGCTCCGACGGGGCGAACTGGATGTGGAGGGAATGGGCCGTCTACTGAATGGTATGGTCGGCGGAAACGCGTGTATGCGCATGGGGAGCCCTGTGAAGCGGACTCGTGTTTTCGCCTGA
- a CDS encoding MAP Kinase Interacting Kinase: protein MADQFQARTLKRKNVKGLALNAAPKPTSNPTDGDSQASGLVGNHELNHTDTLEIGLEFRLDLRSEDLVTLKELGAGNGGTVSKVMHASTKVVMARKIIRVEAKENVRKQILRELRVGHDCNCPNIVTFYGAFQNEARDIVLCMEYMDLGSLDRVSKDFGPVRVDVLGKITESVLAGLVYLYETHRIMHRDIKPSNILLNSRGNIKLCDFGVATETVNSIADTFVGTSTYMAPERIQGGAYTVRSDVWSVGLTVMELAVGKFPFDHSDSAAGNRASAGPMGILDLLQQIVHETAPKLPKSDAFPPILHDFVGKCLLKKSEERPTPRELYDKDAFLQAAKRTPVNLEGWATSMMDKEKRKSYLGPPISTSLSRESSTPTSTSTSSPAAAHTSAATGKPPLISKPTRTPQQSPFPSNPVSGDIPLKIANEVPPSHRYYPQSQPQPQYYSSSSSQNARSPPPPSLEHLSLEANDEDSRSGRRTMRQHLNEPVSALDAPSRPFMSPRSASSNNSNPRTNLHSTTMPSRTAPPNGPPPAPPVSTGGNWRIQPGTTPR from the exons ATGGCGGACCAGTTCCAGGCTCGAACGTTGAAACGCAAGAATGTCAAAGGTCTTGCTCTCAATGCAGCCCCTAAACCCACCTCCAATCCTACCGATGGCGATTCACAGGCCTCTGGACTTGTTGGGAATCACGAACTCAACCACACTGATACGCTCGAAATCGGACTGGAGTTTCGTCTCGATCTTCGCAGTGAAGACCTAGTCACATTGAAGGAACTCGGCGCTGGAAATGGAGGTACTGTTTCCAAGGTGATGCACGCATCCACGAAGGTGGTGATGGCTCGAAAG ATTATCCGTGTGGAGGCCAAAGAGAACGTGCGGAAACAAATTCTACGAGAACTGCGAGTCGGACACGACTGTAACTGTCCAAATATTGTCACTTTCTATGGTGCATTCCAAAACGAGGCGAGAGATATTGTGCTATGCATGGAATATATGGATCTCGG ATCTCTCGACCGTGTTTCGAAAGATTTCGGACCTGTTCGAGTGGATGTGCTGGGAAAGATTACCGAATCCGTCTTGGCTGGACTTGTCTACCTATACGAAACCCACCGCATCATGCATCGTGATATCAAGCCGTCCAACATCCTACTGAACTCCCGCGGCAACATCAAACTCTGTGACTTTGGTGTTGCTACCGAAACAGTTAACTCGATTGCCGACACATTCGTTGGCACTTCCACATACATGGCCCCAGAGCGAATTCAAGGAGGCGCCTATACGGTCCGTTCCGACGTGTGGAGCGTGGGCTTGACGGTCATGGAGCTGGCCGTTGGAAAGTTCCCCTTCGATCACTCCGACTCTGCTGCCGGAAACCGTGCTAGCGCAGGGCCGATGGGAATTCTGGATCTACTCCAGCAAATTGTGCACGAAACAGCGCCCAAGCTGCCCAAGAGTGATGCCTTCCCGCCTATCCTACATGACTTTGTTGGGAAGTGTCTCTTGAAAAAATCCGAGGAACGACCAACCCCACGAGAGCTTTAT GACAAAGATGCCTTCTTGCAGGCCGCGAAGCGCACACCTGTCAACCTCGAAGGATGGGCAACGAGCATGATGGACAAAGAAAAGCGCAAGTCCTACTTGGGACCACCAATATCGACATCACTCTCTAGGGAGTCCTCGACACCAACCTCAACCTCGACCTCGTCTCCGGCCGCAGCTCATACATCAGCCGCTACCGGCAAACCCCCTCTCATCAGCAAGCCAACACGAACCCCACAGCAGTCGCCATTCCCCTCAAACCCTGTATCGGGCGATATTCCTCTAAAGATCGCCAACGAGGTCCCACCCAGCCATCGTTACTACCCCCAGTCCCAGCCACAGCCTCAGTACTactcatcatcctcgtcccAAAACGCGCGGTCTCCGCCACCCCCCTCTCTGGAGCACCTCTCGCTGGAGGCAAACGACGAGGACAGCCGATCCGGCCGTCGTACGATGCGTCAGCACCTGAACGAGCCTGTTTCTGCTCTCGATGCCCCATCTCGCCCATTCATGAGCCCCCGCTCTGCCAGCTCCAACAACTCCAATCCCCGCACGAACCTGCACTCAACAACGATGCCCTCCCGCACCGCGCCTCCCAATGGCCCGCCTCCCGCACCGCCCGTTTCAACAGGCGGAAACTGGCGCATCCAACCAGGAACTACACCTAGGTGA
- a CDS encoding HAT dimerization, which produces MLDGRDIQPRAITDEISQYLDSDTVSDELEAAKEEREEKLSEIEVDPISDTEEQEDELEDKPGDAIEVVIEDRPEDIPEETPLPTSEYGRPCSPSLPPTCTQTRASGRKRKSREDDLFEYH; this is translated from the exons atgcttgatggaagggatatacaaccacgagccattactgatgaaatcagtcaatatcttgacagcg atactgtttct gatgagcttgaggcggcaaaagaggagagggaagagaagctcagtgagattgaggttgatccaattagtgatacagaggagcaggaggatgaactggaagataaaccaggggatgcaattgaggttgtaattgaggatagaccagaggatataccggaggagacgcccttacctacaagtgaatatggtcgtccttgctcgccatcattaccaccaacctgtacacagacacgagcatcagggagaaaacgtaaaagcagggaagatgatttatttgaataccattag
- a CDS encoding Zinc finger, BED-type predicted: MSHNDFVDWWLETDYGRKSKLKWDSNRHTEIWNSYQVAQGIDGAPKVMCKRCGKILEHPYTLSPNSTGKAQYHGTSTIQKHRKTAGCLRSEKGKKAEITNFLQREGEVSASIPFLQEDWEEDLLQFLTLNRLPFHLIEHPSFKRIINKARSAPSPPVIPSADTIRRRLGSLVKDRQQRILPTALQQALSDGTIITRIPCLAHVIQLSLNQLLARIKAVPLNESAETRWTEKQSRLAQENAKQSQISSTLNKVRYLAIYVNM; this comes from the exons atgtcacataacgattttgtggactggtggttagagactgactacgggaggaaaagcaagcttaaatgggattcgaaccgccatacagagatctggaatagctatcaggtagctcagggtattgatggcgcaccaaaggttatgtgcaagcgctgtgggaagatcctagagcatccttatacactaagcccgaacagcacaggcaaagcgcagtatcatggcacatcaaccatccagaaacatcggaaaacggctggttgtttacggtcggaaaaggggaagaaagcggagattacaaacttcctacaacgagag ggagaagtttcagcaagcatacccttcttacaagaagattgggaggaggatctcctccaatttcttactctcaaccggctcccattccatctgatcgagcatccatcattcaaacgcatcatcaataaagctcgttccgccccatcccctccagtgatcccatctgccgataccatccgtcgccgattgggcagtctagtcaaagaccggcagcagcgtatccttc ctactgctctccaacaggctttgtcagatggtactattatcacccgaataccatgtcttgcccacgttatccagctcagcctcaatcagcttcttgctcggatcaaggcagttccattaaatgaatcagccgagacaaggtggacagagaagcagtcaaggctagcccaagaaaatgcgaagcaaagtcagatctcctccacactgaacaaagtccgttatcttgcgatttacgtcaat atgtaa
- a CDS encoding Histone promoter control protein 2 produces MSDPPNMGIPKEEGPIDTDVKPGTGSRRASGTARRSRRKKDDDPDTKKKETEPKEAKEAKEKPTRAPRRPREKSNNTASRKKPKLQPAAEETRVAPVDARSPPHAPATPQPAQPAQPTQPTQIAPPPHPAPTSYSNPHPPTAPAPSYQLSQPSRQQSQSQPPVPQPPPQRTSGQNFDPIRSAFDNPSPAPSYSPPARTISPRNAYRASASPAISSIIDPPAPSSQPIYNSLQRSSSSHVSGLSSPAPPAMVPTLSHPSLAPSPLPTSSASRGAMHIPQAMSQSTPYTTPYPPTEQRPTPSQTPTLEQSPPAVHQPQPPAQPAVQPTPPRQQAAESMEIDPAEEAPSAKKEKSTSSAPASKASSPKPARPAKEAPHLPQGSGLITTALFGGGDDSAKSPDSRSTPSIIVHVPLQKGNQIVNFARLAEEQYGFAALHPRLAAHKARMARVAAAGAALERNDKNAKGNSAGESADEDLSLDAERDSDMDGDVPMGGIGAGTNGAPSEASDGKKKRRKKVEEYDRDDPFVDDTEMVWQEQAAASKDGFFVYSGPLVPEGEKVQVERADGTIKRGRGRGRGTGRGRTVTSHPHVPIAAAVPVSQDTGLPLRGPGSRGGTSRRPRGNKKADSGSDRAATAVSVAHESRGGRGGTGTPGRGGTNSTRGGKSSISIPMPDLAPAPSTPSVAHGPPTPSPLAGPDLMTK; encoded by the exons ATGTCGGATCCTCCTAATATGGGAATACCTAAAGAAGAAGGGCCTATTGACACTGATGTCAAACCCGGCACAGGCTCCCGACGTGCCTCCGGTACCGCAAGGCGGTCGCGTCGTAAGAAGGATGATGACCCCgacaccaagaagaaggaaacaGAACCTAAAGAAGCCAAAGAAGCTAAAGAAAAACCGACCCGAGCTCCTCGTCGCCCACGGGAGAAATCAAACAACACTGCTTCCCGAAAAAAGCCCAAGCTGCAACCTGCGGCAGAGGAAACGAGGGTTGCTCCGGTAGACGCCAGAAGCCCTCCACACGCCCCTGCAACGCCTCAACCTGCTCAGCCCGCTCAACCTACTCAACCTACTCAAATAGCTCCACCTCCTCACCCTGCTCCAACTTCATACTCAAATCCTCATCCCCCTACAGCCCCTGCACCTTCGTATCAGTTGTCGCAACCATCTCGCCAACAATCACAATCGCAACCTCCAGTCCCGCAACCACCACCTCAACGAACCAGTGGACAAAACTTTGACCCCATTCGTTCTGCGTTTGACAATCCATCTCCAGCACCATCATATAGTCCTCCTGCTCGCACAATTTCTCCTCGCAATGCTTATCGTGCCAGTGCATCGCCGGCGATTTCAAGCATCATTGACCCGCCAGCCCCTAGCTCTCAACCAATATACAACTCGCTTCAACGCTCGTCCTCTAGCCATGTATCTGGCCTCTCTTCTCCGGCACCGCCTGCGATGGTTCCCACACTCTCACATCCGTCCTTAGCACCATCGCCTCTTCCGACATCCTCTGCTTCCCGTGGAGCCATGCATATCCCGCAGGCCATGTCACAGTCCACCCCCTACACCACCCCGTACCCACCTACCGAGCAGCGGCCAACACCGTCACAAACTCCTACACTTGAACAGTCCCCACCGGCAGTTCACCAACCTCAACCTCCCGCGCAACCCGCTGTGCAGCCGACTCCTCCCAGACAACAAGCGGCTGAATCGATGGAAATTGACCCCGCAGAGGAGGCACCCAGtgccaaaaaggaaaagagcaCCTCTTCTGCACCGGCATCAAAAGCCTCATCTCCCAAGCCAGCTCGACCTGCCAAAGAGGCCCCTCATCTGCCTCAAGGGTCTGGCTTGATCACAACCGCACTGTTCGGCGGAGGAGATGATTCTGCAAAGTCGCCTGACTCGCGTAGCACACCCAGCATCATCGTTCATGTTCCGCTGCAAAAGGGCAACCAGATTGTCAACTTTGCACGGCTTGCAGAAGAGCAATATGGCTTTGCTGCCTTACACCCTCGTCTGGCCGCTCACAAGGCACGCATGGCTCGTGTGGCAGCTGCCGGGGCTGCGTTGGAACGAAATGATAAGAACGCCAAAGGAAACTCTGCCGGCGAGAGCGCCGACGAGGACCTGAGCCTCGATGCGGAACGCGATAGTGATATGGATGGCGATGTTCCCATGGGCGGCATTGGCGCAGGGACCAACGGTGCGCCCTCGGAAGCTAGCGATGGAAAGAAGAAACGACGCAAGAAGGTCGAGGAATATGACCGTGATGATCCGTTTGTGGATGACACCGAAATGGTGTGGCAGGAGCAGGCTGCTGCCAGCAAGGACGGGTTCTTTGTCTACAGTGGGCCACTGGTTCCAGAAGGAGAAAAGGTCCAGGTGGAACG CGCCGACGGTACTATCAAACGGGGTCGTGGCCGTGGGCGAGGAACGGGTCGGGGACGAACCGTGACCTCGCATCCACACGTTCCTATTGCAGCTGCTGTGCCCGTCTCCCAAGATACTGGCCTGCCATTGCGTGGGCCCGGCTCTCGGGGTGGAACCTCGCGCCGTCCGCGAGGCAATAAGAAGGCCGACAGCGGTAGTGACCGCGCTGCTACCGCTGTATCCGTTGCTCATGAAAGTcgtggtggccgtggtgggACTGGAACTCCTGGCCGTGGTGGGACTAACAGCACTCGGGGTGGAAAGTCGTCTATATCAATCCCGATGCCAGATCTTGCTCCTGCGCCATCGACCCCGAGTGTTGCCCATGGACCCCCTACTCCGAGCCCGCTAGCTGGCCCAGATCTCATGACGAAATAG